In Pseudomonas saudiphocaensis, one DNA window encodes the following:
- a CDS encoding GTPase/DUF3482 domain-containing protein, whose product MSAPLKLALVGHTNVGKTSLLRTLTRDIGFGEVSHRPSTTRHVEGARLSVDGKPLLELYDTPGLEDAIALLDHLERIEQPGERLDGPARTARFLAGIEARQRFEQEAKVLRQLLTSDAGLYVIDAREPVLAKYKDELAVLAGCGKPLLPVLNFVAQPGHRESEWREALARLGLHALVRFDSVAPPIDGERRLYESLALLLESSRPQLQRLIEDHEAQAAARLAAGQRLIAELLLDVAACRRNVAAQPELERGAIRELHDAVRAREQACVEALLRLYAFRKEDATAADLPLLDGRWGDDLFNPETLKQLGIKVGGGMAAGAAAGAGVDLMVGGITLGAAALLGAIAGGGAQTARHYGNRLLGKLKGQRELTVDDAVLRLLALRQRQLLATLAARGHAAMDAVRLETPDDKAWREGKLPESLQRCRAHPEWSSLSPAARLQDGERQAALEALQAELRST is encoded by the coding sequence ATGAGCGCGCCGCTGAAACTCGCCCTGGTCGGCCACACCAACGTCGGCAAAACCTCGCTGCTGCGCACCCTGACTCGCGACATCGGCTTCGGCGAAGTCTCCCATCGCCCAAGCACCACTCGCCACGTCGAAGGCGCGCGGTTGTCGGTGGACGGCAAGCCGCTGCTGGAGCTTTACGACACGCCCGGTCTGGAAGATGCTATCGCCCTCCTCGACCACCTGGAGCGTATCGAACAGCCCGGCGAACGACTGGACGGCCCGGCCCGCACGGCGCGCTTTCTCGCAGGCATCGAGGCGCGCCAGCGCTTCGAGCAGGAAGCCAAGGTGCTGCGCCAGCTGCTGACCAGCGACGCCGGGCTCTATGTGATCGACGCCCGCGAACCGGTGCTGGCCAAGTACAAGGACGAACTGGCGGTGCTCGCCGGCTGCGGCAAACCGCTGCTGCCGGTGCTCAACTTCGTCGCCCAGCCAGGCCATCGCGAATCCGAATGGCGTGAAGCCCTGGCGCGACTGGGCCTGCATGCCCTGGTGCGTTTCGACAGCGTGGCGCCGCCCATCGATGGCGAACGGCGGCTGTACGAAAGCCTGGCGCTGCTACTGGAATCATCCAGGCCACAGCTGCAGCGCCTGATCGAGGATCACGAAGCCCAGGCCGCGGCACGCCTGGCCGCCGGCCAGCGGCTGATCGCCGAGCTGCTGCTGGACGTCGCCGCCTGCCGACGCAACGTCGCCGCACAACCGGAACTGGAGCGCGGTGCCATCCGCGAGCTGCACGATGCAGTACGCGCCCGCGAACAGGCCTGTGTCGAGGCGCTGCTGCGGCTGTATGCCTTCCGCAAGGAAGACGCCACCGCTGCCGACCTGCCGCTGCTCGACGGTCGCTGGGGCGATGATCTGTTCAATCCGGAAACGCTGAAGCAGCTGGGGATAAAAGTTGGTGGCGGCATGGCCGCCGGTGCGGCTGCCGGTGCGGGAGTCGATCTGATGGTGGGCGGCATCACCCTCGGCGCTGCCGCGCTGCTTGGCGCCATTGCCGGCGGCGGTGCGCAAACGGCACGGCATTACGGCAATCGGCTGCTGGGCAAACTCAAAGGCCAGCGTGAACTGACCGTGGATGATGCCGTGTTGCGCCTACTTGCGCTGCGTCAGCGCCAATTGCTCGCCACCCTTGCCGCCCGGGGCCATGCCGCGATGGACGCCGTGCGCCTGGAGACACCTGACGACAAGGCCTGGCGCGAGGGCAAACTACCGGAATCCCTACAACGCTGCAGGGCGCATCCCGAGTGGTCGTCGTTGAGCCCCGCCGCCCGCCTGCAGGATGGCGAGCGCCAGGCCGCGCTCGAGGCGCTGCAAGCCGAGCTGCGCTCGACGTAG
- a CDS encoding uracil-xanthine permease family protein, which yields MSAPENHTAPETPNDLVYGLNDRPRPWVAFLAALQHLLAIIVPIVTPGLLICQAIGVSPRDTNIIVSMSLVISGIATFVQCKRFGPFGAGLLIVQGTSFNFVGPLIAGGVLMVGQGTPVEAVMAAIFGVVIAGSFIEMGVSRILPFVKRLITPLVTGIVVLMIGLTLIKVGLISMGGGYAAMGDGTFANGENLLLSGVVLGAIVILNRLPVVWMRSCAIVIALAIGYVLAAYLGRLDFTGMREADLFQVPMPLHFGLGWSWSLFIPMVVIYLVTSLEAIGDVTATSKISREPVEGPLWMQRIKGGVLVNGANSLLAGFFNTFPSSVFAQNNGIIQLTGIASRYVGIWLSAMLVILGLFPAVAGVLQAVPEPVLGGAALVMFGAVAAAGINILAGIQLDRRALLIISVSLALGLGFSQVPEFLAHMPAGLRSVLESGVATGGICALVMNWFLPETSDRSAA from the coding sequence ATGAGCGCTCCCGAGAATCACACCGCCCCCGAAACGCCGAACGACCTGGTCTACGGCCTCAACGACCGGCCGCGCCCCTGGGTCGCCTTCCTCGCGGCGCTGCAGCATCTGCTGGCGATCATCGTACCCATCGTCACTCCCGGCCTGCTGATCTGCCAGGCCATCGGTGTGTCGCCGCGCGACACCAATATCATCGTCTCCATGTCCCTGGTGATTTCCGGCATCGCCACCTTCGTGCAGTGCAAGCGCTTCGGGCCGTTCGGCGCCGGGCTGCTGATCGTGCAGGGCACGAGCTTCAACTTCGTCGGCCCGCTGATCGCTGGCGGCGTGCTGATGGTCGGTCAGGGCACGCCGGTGGAAGCGGTGATGGCGGCCATCTTCGGCGTGGTGATTGCCGGCTCCTTTATCGAGATGGGCGTATCGCGCATCCTGCCCTTCGTCAAACGCCTGATCACGCCGCTGGTGACCGGCATCGTGGTGCTGATGATCGGCCTGACACTGATCAAGGTTGGCCTGATCAGCATGGGCGGCGGCTATGCGGCCATGGGTGACGGCACCTTCGCCAACGGCGAGAACCTGCTGCTATCCGGCGTGGTGCTGGGTGCCATTGTCATCCTCAACCGCCTGCCGGTGGTGTGGATGCGCAGCTGCGCCATCGTCATCGCCCTGGCCATTGGCTACGTACTGGCAGCCTACCTGGGCCGCCTGGACTTCACCGGCATGCGCGAAGCCGACCTGTTCCAGGTCCCAATGCCGCTGCATTTTGGCCTGGGCTGGTCCTGGAGCCTGTTTATCCCCATGGTGGTGATCTACCTGGTGACCTCGCTGGAAGCCATCGGTGACGTCACCGCCACCAGCAAGATTTCCCGCGAGCCGGTAGAAGGCCCGCTGTGGATGCAGCGCATCAAGGGCGGCGTGCTGGTCAACGGCGCCAACTCACTGTTGGCCGGTTTCTTCAACACCTTCCCAAGCTCCGTGTTCGCCCAGAACAACGGCATCATCCAGCTCACCGGCATCGCCAGTCGCTACGTGGGTATCTGGCTGTCCGCCATGCTGGTGATCCTCGGTCTGTTCCCGGCAGTGGCCGGCGTGCTGCAGGCGGTGCCCGAGCCGGTGCTCGGCGGTGCGGCGCTGGTGATGTTTGGCGCCGTGGCGGCGGCGGGCATCAATATCCTCGCCGGTATCCAGCTGGACCGCCGCGCACTGCTGATCATCTCGGTTTCCCTGGCGCTGGGCCTGGGCTTCTCCCAGGTGCCCGAGTTCCTCGCACATATGCCTGCCGGGCTGCGCAGCGTGCTGGAATCCGGCGTGGCCACAGGCGGCATCTGCGCACTGGTGATGAACTGGTTCCTGCCGGAAACGAGCGATCGTTCGGCTGCCTGA
- a CDS encoding nucleobase:cation symporter-2 family protein yields MKASSASTSHERRPEDENLGVGANLAYGLQHVLTMYGGIVAVPLIVGQAAGLSAADIGLLIAASLFAGGAATLLQTLGLPFFGCKLPLVQGVSFAGVATMIAIIGDAGAGGLPVVFGAVIAASLIGLLITPIFSRITKFFPPLVTGIVITTIGLTLMPVAARWAMGGNSQAPDFGSMANIGLAGFTLGCVLLLSKLGSAAISRLSILLAMVVGTIAAVFFGMADFSGVLDGPVVAMPSPLHFGAPVFQVAAILSMLIVVIVTLVETSADILAVGEIIDTKVDSRRLGDGLRADMISSSLAPIFGSFTQSAFAQNVGLVAVTGIKSRYVVAFAGLILVTLGLLPIMGRVVAAVPTAVLGGAGIVLFGTVAAAGIRTLAQVEYRNNMNLIIVATSIGFGMIPIAAPSFYHHFPAWFETIFHSGISSAAIMAIVLNLLFNHLTLGNSDQQSVFAAANERKLRYRDIAALHDGDHFRNGKLYDVEGKEVPVISHDDHASPSQEPPAKVTTAVPSSG; encoded by the coding sequence ATGAAAGCCTCATCCGCAAGCACGTCCCACGAGCGGCGCCCAGAGGACGAGAACCTCGGCGTCGGTGCCAACCTGGCCTATGGTCTGCAACACGTCCTGACCATGTACGGCGGCATCGTCGCAGTACCTCTGATCGTCGGGCAGGCAGCCGGACTGTCCGCTGCCGATATCGGCCTGTTGATCGCCGCCTCGCTGTTCGCCGGCGGTGCAGCAACGCTCCTGCAGACCCTTGGCCTGCCCTTCTTCGGCTGCAAGCTGCCGCTGGTGCAGGGTGTGTCCTTCGCCGGCGTGGCGACGATGATCGCCATCATCGGCGATGCCGGTGCCGGCGGACTGCCGGTGGTATTCGGTGCGGTAATCGCCGCCTCGCTGATCGGGTTGCTGATAACGCCGATCTTCTCGCGCATCACCAAGTTCTTCCCGCCATTGGTGACCGGCATTGTCATCACCACCATCGGCCTGACCCTGATGCCCGTTGCGGCGCGCTGGGCCATGGGCGGCAACAGCCAGGCGCCGGACTTCGGCAGCATGGCCAATATCGGCCTGGCAGGCTTCACCCTGGGCTGCGTGTTGCTGCTGAGCAAGCTTGGCAGCGCTGCCATCTCTCGCCTGTCCATCCTGCTGGCGATGGTCGTCGGCACCATCGCTGCGGTGTTCTTCGGCATGGCGGATTTCTCCGGCGTGCTCGACGGCCCGGTGGTGGCCATGCCCTCACCGCTGCACTTCGGCGCGCCGGTATTCCAGGTGGCGGCGATCCTGTCGATGCTGATCGTGGTTATCGTCACCCTGGTGGAAACCAGTGCCGATATCCTCGCTGTCGGTGAAATCATCGACACCAAGGTCGACTCCAGGCGCCTTGGCGACGGCCTGCGGGCGGATATGATCTCCAGCAGCCTGGCGCCTATTTTCGGCTCCTTCACCCAGAGCGCCTTCGCCCAGAACGTGGGCCTGGTGGCGGTGACCGGCATCAAGAGCCGCTACGTGGTGGCCTTCGCCGGCCTGATTCTGGTAACGCTTGGGCTGCTGCCGATCATGGGTCGCGTGGTGGCTGCCGTGCCCACCGCGGTACTGGGTGGCGCCGGCATCGTGCTGTTCGGCACTGTAGCCGCCGCAGGCATCCGTACCCTGGCGCAGGTCGAGTACCGCAACAACATGAACCTGATCATCGTTGCCACCTCGATCGGCTTCGGCATGATCCCGATCGCCGCGCCGAGCTTCTATCACCACTTCCCGGCCTGGTTCGAAACCATCTTCCACTCGGGCATCAGCTCGGCGGCGATCATGGCGATCGTACTGAACCTGCTGTTCAACCACCTGACCCTCGGCAACTCGGATCAGCAGTCGGTGTTCGCTGCGGCCAACGAGCGCAAGCTGCGCTACCGCGACATTGCCGCCCTCCACGACGGCGATCACTTCCGCAACGGCAAGCTGTATGACGTCGAGGGCAAAGAGGTCCCGGTCATCAGCCACGATGACCACGCCAGCCCCTCCCAGGAACCCCCTGCCAAGGTGACAACGGCAGTCCCGAGCAGCGGCTAA
- the phoU gene encoding phosphate signaling complex protein PhoU, with translation MKDNHTQHISQQFNTELEEIRSHLLAMGGLVEKQVNDAVTALIEADSGLAQQVREVDDQINQMERNIDEECVRILARRQPAASDLRLIISISKSVIDLERIGDEATKIARRAIQLCEEGESPRGYVEVRHIGDQVRKMVREALDAFARFDADLALSVAQYDKTVDREYKTALRELVTFMMEDPRSISRVLNVIWALRSLERIGDHARNIAELVIYLVHGTDVRHIGLKRMAEKVERAKDSSA, from the coding sequence ATGAAAGACAATCACACCCAACACATCTCCCAGCAGTTCAATACCGAGCTGGAAGAGATTCGCAGTCATCTGCTGGCCATGGGCGGGCTGGTGGAGAAGCAGGTCAACGATGCGGTCACCGCGCTGATCGAGGCCGATTCGGGGCTGGCGCAGCAGGTGCGCGAGGTCGATGACCAGATCAACCAGATGGAGCGCAATATCGACGAGGAATGCGTGCGCATCCTCGCCCGTCGTCAGCCGGCGGCTTCCGACCTGCGGCTGATCATCAGCATCTCCAAGTCGGTGATCGACCTCGAGCGTATCGGCGACGAAGCCACCAAGATCGCCCGCCGTGCCATCCAGTTGTGCGAGGAAGGCGAGTCGCCGCGCGGTTACGTAGAAGTGCGTCATATCGGCGACCAGGTGCGCAAGATGGTCCGTGAGGCGCTGGACGCCTTCGCCCGCTTCGATGCCGATCTGGCGCTGTCGGTGGCGCAGTACGACAAGACCGTCGACCGCGAATACAAGACCGCCCTGCGCGAGCTGGTCACCTTTATGATGGAAGACCCTCGCTCGATTTCCCGCGTACTCAACGTGATCTGGGCGCTGCGCTCGCTGGAACGCATCGGCGACCACGCCCGCAACATCGCCGAGCTGGTGATCTACCTGGTACACGGCACCGACGTCCGCCATATCGGCCTCAAGCGCATGGCGGAAAAGGTCGAGCGCGCCAAGGACAGCTCAGCCTGA
- the pstB gene encoding phosphate ABC transporter ATP-binding protein PstB → MQSNTHSIDISALGRDKRGLNLAEEPVAIEVPDLSLYYGQKQALFNVSMNIPKQRVTAFIGPSGCGKSTLLRCFNRMNDLVDGCRIEGEINLDGHNIYRKGEDVADLRRRVGMVFQKPNPFPKSIYENVVYGLRIQGIKQKRVLDETVEWALKGAALWDEVKDRLHESALGLSGGQQQRLVIARTIAVQPEVLLLDEPSSALDPISSLKVEELIYELKSKYTIVIVTHNMQQAARVSDYTAFMYMGKLIEYGDTDTLFTNPAKKQTEDYITGRYG, encoded by the coding sequence ATGCAATCGAACACCCATTCCATCGATATCTCCGCTCTTGGCCGCGACAAGCGTGGCCTTAACCTGGCAGAAGAGCCGGTAGCCATCGAAGTGCCGGACCTGAGCCTCTACTACGGCCAGAAACAGGCGTTGTTCAACGTCAGCATGAACATCCCCAAGCAGCGCGTGACCGCCTTCATCGGCCCGTCCGGCTGTGGCAAGTCCACGCTGTTGCGCTGCTTCAACCGCATGAACGACCTGGTGGACGGCTGCCGTATCGAAGGCGAGATCAACCTCGATGGCCATAACATCTACCGCAAGGGCGAAGACGTTGCCGACCTGCGTCGCCGTGTCGGCATGGTGTTCCAGAAGCCCAATCCCTTCCCCAAGAGCATCTACGAGAACGTGGTCTACGGCCTGCGCATTCAGGGCATCAAGCAGAAGCGCGTGCTCGACGAGACCGTCGAGTGGGCGCTCAAGGGCGCGGCGCTGTGGGACGAAGTGAAGGACCGCCTGCACGAGTCGGCTCTGGGCCTCTCCGGTGGTCAGCAGCAGCGTCTGGTAATCGCGCGCACCATCGCCGTGCAGCCCGAAGTGCTGCTGCTGGACGAACCCAGCTCGGCACTGGACCCGATCTCCTCGCTCAAGGTCGAGGAGCTGATCTACGAGCTCAAGTCCAAGTACACCATCGTCATCGTCACCCACAACATGCAGCAGGCCGCGCGCGTCTCCGACTACACGGCGTTCATGTATATGGGCAAACTGATCGAATACGGCGACACGGACACGCTGTTCACCAACCCGGCCAAGAAGCAGACGGAAGACTACATCACCGGGCGATACGGCTAA
- a CDS encoding dihydrofolate reductase, producing the protein MNQTSLPLAMIAALAENHVIGLDNQMPWHLPADLKHFKAMTLGKPIVMGRKTWDSLGRPLPGRLNLVVSRQSDLQLDGAEVFPSLEAAIARADDWAREQGADEIMLIGGAQLYTQALERAQRLYLTRIEASPEGDAFFPQFDESLWQRIESQVHPAAGEAPAYRFETWQRG; encoded by the coding sequence ATGAATCAGACCTCTCTTCCCCTCGCGATGATCGCTGCCCTGGCGGAAAACCACGTTATCGGGCTCGACAACCAAATGCCCTGGCACCTGCCGGCAGATCTCAAGCACTTCAAGGCCATGACCCTCGGCAAGCCGATCGTCATGGGTCGCAAGACCTGGGACTCGCTCGGGCGCCCACTGCCGGGCCGGCTCAATCTGGTGGTCAGTCGTCAGTCTGATCTGCAACTGGACGGCGCAGAGGTTTTCCCCTCGCTGGAAGCGGCCATTGCGCGTGCTGACGACTGGGCGCGGGAGCAGGGGGCAGACGAGATCATGCTGATTGGGGGCGCGCAGCTCTACACCCAGGCCCTGGAGCGTGCCCAGCGTCTGTATCTAACGCGGATCGAAGCCTCCCCCGAAGGCGATGCCTTTTTCCCGCAGTTTGATGAAAGCCTCTGGCAGCGCATCGAGAGTCAGGTGCATCCGGCCGCGGGTGAAGCCCCGGCGTATCGCTTCGAAACCTGGCAACGCGGCTGA
- the pstA gene encoding phosphate ABC transporter permease PstA has protein sequence MNAGAVAIAVIMTLGLLAVIAIRGMAHFWPADVVVADYQVPGGEFRLLAGERVQAEEVPRARLAASGLPVAAEGGEFMTRELFKVGNREVYGADFTWVVGEWLSNERTPADLIVLERREWGNFYGQLLNVKESGSLVAEGEAAWPELQRRIQRIDQLHGQISQLEKGDIGRINHGLERLRLKTRKLELEDRLDAAAQAELDAERAEWNAQYKELEGRLMELHQAFNRDSIGVRTIDGRELEISLGKVVRAYQPNAMSVPQKLGFYGAKVWEFVSDEPREANTEGGIFPAIFGTVLMTIIMAVIVTPFGVIAAVYLREYAKQGTLTRIIRIAVNNLAGVPSIVYGVFGLGFFVYVLGGSLDRIFYPEAAPAPVFGTPGLMWASLTLAILTLPVVIVATEEGLARIPRMIREGSLALGATKSETLWKVVLPMASPAMMTGLILAVARAAGEVAPLMLVGVVKLAPTLPLNGNYPYLHLDQKIMHLGFHIYDVGFQSPNVEAARPLVYATAFLLVLVIATLNLSAVLIRNHLREKYKALDH, from the coding sequence ATGAACGCCGGCGCGGTGGCCATCGCCGTGATCATGACCCTGGGTCTGCTGGCAGTAATCGCGATTCGCGGCATGGCGCACTTCTGGCCGGCCGATGTCGTCGTTGCCGACTATCAGGTGCCGGGCGGCGAGTTCCGCCTGCTGGCCGGCGAGCGTGTGCAGGCCGAGGAAGTGCCCCGTGCGCGCCTTGCGGCCAGCGGCCTGCCGGTTGCCGCCGAGGGCGGCGAGTTCATGACCCGCGAGTTGTTCAAGGTGGGCAACCGTGAGGTTTATGGCGCGGACTTCACCTGGGTGGTGGGCGAGTGGCTGAGCAATGAGCGCACGCCCGCGGACCTGATCGTGCTGGAGCGCCGCGAATGGGGCAACTTCTACGGGCAGCTGCTCAACGTCAAGGAGAGCGGCAGTCTGGTCGCCGAAGGCGAGGCCGCCTGGCCCGAGCTGCAGCGCCGAATTCAGCGTATCGACCAGTTGCACGGGCAGATCAGCCAGCTGGAAAAGGGTGATATCGGGCGCATCAACCACGGCCTGGAACGGCTGCGCCTGAAGACGCGCAAGCTGGAGCTGGAAGACAGACTGGATGCTGCCGCCCAGGCCGAGCTGGACGCCGAGCGCGCCGAGTGGAATGCCCAATACAAGGAGCTGGAAGGCCGGCTGATGGAGCTGCATCAGGCCTTCAACCGCGACAGCATCGGTGTGCGCACCATCGATGGCCGCGAGCTGGAAATCAGTCTCGGCAAAGTGGTGCGCGCCTACCAGCCGAATGCCATGTCGGTGCCGCAGAAGCTCGGCTTCTATGGTGCCAAGGTCTGGGAATTCGTCAGCGACGAGCCGCGCGAGGCCAACACCGAGGGCGGCATCTTCCCGGCCATCTTCGGCACCGTGCTGATGACCATCATCATGGCGGTGATCGTTACCCCGTTCGGCGTGATCGCGGCGGTTTACCTGCGCGAATACGCCAAGCAGGGCACTCTGACGCGCATCATCCGCATCGCGGTGAACAACCTCGCCGGTGTACCTTCCATTGTTTACGGCGTGTTCGGCCTGGGCTTCTTCGTCTATGTGCTGGGCGGCTCGCTGGACCGAATCTTCTACCCAGAAGCCGCGCCGGCGCCGGTATTTGGTACGCCGGGCCTGATGTGGGCGTCGCTGACCCTGGCGATTCTCACCCTGCCGGTGGTGATCGTCGCCACCGAGGAAGGCCTGGCACGCATTCCGCGGATGATCCGCGAAGGCTCGCTGGCCCTTGGCGCGACCAAGTCCGAAACGCTGTGGAAGGTGGTACTGCCCATGGCCAGCCCGGCGATGATGACCGGCCTGATTCTCGCCGTGGCCCGTGCCGCCGGTGAAGTGGCGCCGCTGATGCTGGTGGGCGTGGTCAAGCTGGCCCCGACCCTGCCGCTCAATGGCAATTACCCTTACCTGCACCTGGACCAGAAGATCATGCACCTGGGCTTCCACATCTATGATGTCGGCTTCCAGAGCCCCAACGTCGAGGCCGCGCGGCCGCTGGTCTATGCCACCGCGTTTCTGCTGGTGCTGGTGATCGCCACACTCAACCTCAGTGCGGTCCTTATCCGCAACCACCTGCGTGAAAAGTACAAGGCACTTGACCACTAA
- a CDS encoding metallophosphoesterase family protein, whose amino-acid sequence MLIGLISDTHGLLRPEALAALQGCERIIHAGDIGKPAVLDGLRALAPVDAIRGNIDTADWAQALPDRLDLQVGDLRVHVLHDLKELDIDPQAAGIDVVIAGHSHQPNIERRDGVLYINPGSAGPRRFRLPISLALLRPEGGNAQAELIRLD is encoded by the coding sequence ATGCTCATCGGCCTGATTTCCGACACCCACGGCCTGCTCCGCCCCGAGGCGCTGGCCGCGCTACAGGGATGTGAGCGCATCATCCACGCCGGCGACATCGGCAAGCCGGCGGTACTGGACGGCCTGCGCGCACTGGCGCCAGTTGATGCCATTCGCGGCAATATCGACACCGCAGACTGGGCGCAGGCACTGCCCGACCGACTCGACCTGCAAGTCGGCGACCTGCGCGTGCATGTACTGCACGATCTCAAGGAATTGGATATCGATCCGCAGGCAGCCGGCATCGATGTGGTGATCGCCGGCCACTCGCATCAGCCGAATATAGAGCGGCGCGACGGCGTGCTCTATATCAACCCCGGCAGTGCCGGTCCACGACGCTTCCGGCTGCCCATCAGCCTAGCGCTGCTGCGGCCGGAAGGCGGAAATGCTCAGGCCGAGCTGATCCGCCTCGATTAG
- a CDS encoding DUF2868 domain-containing protein translates to MTAQPSPTLTPLDRLWLTEAVRLREEHAGLLDDDEANRRTRAEGGEAQQLIEHRALWLARRDGLVEALQHWRQGARLAALALVLFALFSGAGLAWAALGDGSRPVNVFWALGSLLGLNLLMLLGWLLGLIFAGDSGGALGRLWLWLSEKLARDARAVQLAPALLTVLQQRRLGRWLLGLGVHGLWSLAMFSALLTLLALLATRRYGFVWETTILGESAFVGLTQALGALPALLGFSVPDIEQIRASGILATDLDGARQNWAGWLVGVVLIYGLLPRLLLALFCQWRWRRGRAALRLDLQLPAYRLLLERLQPASERLGIQDAAPAQLHAAQSGVGLQGGEGAVLVGIELEPNLNWPPPLPDGIADAGVVDDREQRRRLLEQLTLTPAQRLLIACDPRRSPDRGTLALIGELSRCAAATQVWLLPAPAGETLDANRLQDWQQALDSLGLAHSGNAPLAWLESGHE, encoded by the coding sequence GTGACCGCCCAGCCCTCCCCCACACTCACCCCCCTTGATCGCCTCTGGCTGACCGAAGCCGTGCGCCTGCGCGAAGAGCATGCCGGGTTGTTGGACGACGACGAGGCCAACCGCCGCACGCGCGCCGAGGGTGGCGAAGCGCAGCAATTGATCGAACACCGCGCACTTTGGCTGGCACGCCGCGACGGGCTGGTGGAGGCGCTGCAGCATTGGCGTCAAGGCGCACGACTGGCGGCGCTGGCGCTGGTGCTGTTCGCTCTGTTCAGCGGTGCCGGCCTGGCCTGGGCGGCGCTGGGGGATGGTTCGCGGCCGGTCAATGTGTTCTGGGCGCTGGGCAGCCTGCTCGGGCTGAACCTGCTGATGTTGCTGGGCTGGCTGCTGGGTTTGATTTTCGCCGGCGATAGCGGCGGTGCGCTGGGTCGGCTCTGGCTTTGGCTCAGTGAGAAGCTCGCCCGCGATGCGCGCGCCGTGCAGCTGGCACCGGCGCTGCTGACTGTGCTGCAGCAGCGCCGACTTGGTCGCTGGCTGCTGGGGCTGGGCGTGCACGGGCTGTGGTCGCTGGCGATGTTCAGCGCTCTGCTGACGCTACTGGCCCTGCTCGCTACTCGGCGCTACGGCTTTGTCTGGGAAACCACCATTCTTGGCGAAAGCGCCTTTGTCGGGTTGACCCAGGCCCTGGGCGCGCTGCCGGCGCTGCTGGGTTTCAGCGTCCCGGATATCGAGCAGATTCGCGCCAGCGGAATCCTCGCCACCGACCTCGACGGCGCCCGGCAGAACTGGGCCGGCTGGCTGGTGGGTGTGGTGCTGATCTACGGCTTGCTGCCGCGTTTGCTGCTCGCACTGTTCTGCCAGTGGCGCTGGCGCAGGGGACGTGCAGCGCTGCGCCTGGATCTGCAACTGCCGGCTTACCGCCTACTGCTGGAACGCCTGCAACCGGCCAGCGAACGCCTCGGCATCCAGGATGCAGCGCCGGCGCAGTTGCACGCTGCTCAGAGCGGTGTTGGCCTGCAAGGCGGCGAAGGCGCGGTACTGGTGGGCATTGAGCTAGAGCCGAACCTGAACTGGCCACCACCGCTGCCCGATGGCATCGCCGATGCCGGCGTGGTGGATGATCGCGAGCAGCGCCGGCGTTTGCTGGAGCAACTTACCCTTACCCCGGCGCAGCGCTTACTGATCGCCTGCGATCCGCGGCGCTCGCCGGATCGCGGCACCCTGGCGTTGATCGGTGAGCTGTCGCGCTGCGCTGCCGCTACGCAAGTCTGGCTGCTGCCAGCCCCCGCCGGCGAAACACTGGATGCCAACCGCCTGCAGGACTGGCAACAGGCGCTGGACAGCCTTGGCCTGGCCCACTCCGGAAACGCGCCGCTGGCTTGGCTGGAGAGTGGCCATGAGTAA